A region of the Curvibacter sp. AEP1-3 genome:
GTCATGGCCTTGGAGGTCAAACCGGTGTACTCGCCTTTGATGTCGAAATAGCGGATCTCGCGGAAGTTGAACAAGCGCTCGTAAAAGTCGGCCCAAAAGGCCATGCGGCCACGGTAGACGTTGTGGGTCAAGTGGTCGATGAGCTTCAAGCCATGGCCCACAGGGTGGCGGTCCACGCCCTCGATGAATTCAAAGTCGATGTCGTAAATCGACTTGCCGTCCTCATAACGGTCAATCAGATACAGCGGCGCGCCGCCAATGCCTTTGATGGCGGGCAGGTTCAGCTCCATGGGGCCGGGGCGCAGCTCCACAGGTTGAGCACCCAGCTCGAGCGCGCGGTTGTAAGCGTGGTGGGAATCCTTCACGCGGAACGCCATGCCACAGGCGCTGGGGCCATGCTCAGCGGCAAAGTAGCCGGCCACGCTTTTGGGCTCGCGGTTGACGATGAAATTGATATCGCCCTGGCGGTACAACACCACGTTTTTCGAACGGTGCTTGGCCACCAGCGTGAAGCCCATGCGCTCAAACACGGGCTCGATAACTCCCGCGATGGGCGACGCAAATTCCACAAACTCGAAGCCCATCAGGCCCATCGGGTTCTCAAACAAATCGGTGGTGGTGGTGCGCATGGCAAGGCTCCTCGAAAGCGTGTTTTGAAAAGCTTGATTGTGGGCAAATGGCGCTGCAATGGGTATGCAAGTTTGGCACC
Encoded here:
- the hppD gene encoding 4-hydroxyphenylpyruvate dioxygenase, whose amino-acid sequence is MRTTTTDLFENPMGLMGFEFVEFASPIAGVIEPVFERMGFTLVAKHRSKNVVLYRQGDINFIVNREPKSVAGYFAAEHGPSACGMAFRVKDSHHAYNRALELGAQPVELRPGPMELNLPAIKGIGGAPLYLIDRYEDGKSIYDIDFEFIEGVDRHPVGHGLKLIDHLTHNVYRGRMAFWADFYERLFNFREIRYFDIKGEYTGLTSKAMTAPDGKIRIPLNEESRQGGGQIEEYLMQFNGEGIQHIALICDDLVSTVDKLAMAGVPLMTAPNDVYYEMLEGRLPGHGQPVAELQSRGILLDGSTEGGQPRLLLQIFSQTQLGPVFFEFIQRRGDEGFGEGNFKALFESLERDQVRRGALETA